Sequence from the Methanosarcinales archaeon genome:
AGCTGTCATAGTATTCGGTGTCACCGCTGAATTAGTTCGCCAGAGTCTTATTGTACCCGGAGATGCTACTACAACAGTCAATAATATCATGGCTTCTGAATCCCTATTCCGTCTAGCCTTTGTGATCGATCTGATCATGATTGCCTGTTTTTTATTGTTGCCCCTGGCTTTATACGTGTTACTTAAACCAGTTAACAAAAACCTTGCTTTGCTTATGGTAATATTCGTTCTGGTCAGTGTCCCGATAATGTTCATCAATATGCTTATCCATTTTGCTCCCCTGCTACTTTTAAGCGGTGCTGACTACTTGACCGTATTGGGAGCAGATCAGTTGCATGCTCTGGTGATGTTCTTTTTCGAATTGTACACAGCTGGAGTTATGATCGCCACGATATTTCATGGCCTTTGGCTCCTTCCCCTCGGGTTTTTAGTTTACAAATCGGGCTACTTTCCCAGAATTTTAGGCGTCTTGTTGATGATTGCATGTTTTGGCTTTCTGATAGATAGTTTACGATATTTTGTTTTTCCCGAATACGAAGTGATAACTTACCCAGGTATCGTGT
This genomic interval carries:
- a CDS encoding DUF4386 domain-containing protein, producing the protein MNHIADLSQRKAARVAGLLYLAVIVFGVTAELVRQSLIVPGDATTTVNNIMASESLFRLAFVIDLIMIACFLLLPLALYVLLKPVNKNLALLMVIFVLVSVPIMFINMLIHFAPLLLLSGADYLTVLGADQLHALVMFFFELYTAGVMIATIFHGLWLLPLGFLVYKSGYFPRILGVLLMIACFGFLIDSLRYFVFPEYEVITYPGIVFEIIGEFGFCGWLLLKGAKIPK